One stretch of Candidatus Effluviviaceae Genus I sp. DNA includes these proteins:
- a CDS encoding KpsF/GutQ family sugar-phosphate isomerase, whose translation MLRIGRGVLEAEADAVRALSARLGLPFARAVRVIVASRGTVVVSGMGKSGVVARKIAATFASTGTPAVFLHPGDAAHGDLGMVGSGDVVLVVSKSGEGDELLRILPAVRALGATIVAITGAPDSALARQAHVALDARVEREACPMDLVPTASTTAALALGDALAVAVLEEKRIDRSTFALYHPGGVLGKRLLLRVRDVMHSGDELPAVREDALMKDALCEIVNKRLGLTTVVDGEGVLVGIITDGDLKRILMQRADILDTRVGDVMTRSPKTIRGEELVATALERMETLAATPITSLVVLSDSGAPDGVIHIHDCLKAVR comes from the coding sequence ATCCTGCGCATCGGCAGGGGGGTGCTCGAGGCGGAGGCGGACGCCGTGCGCGCGCTTTCCGCCCGGCTCGGCCTGCCGTTCGCGCGCGCGGTGCGGGTCATCGTCGCGTCGCGCGGGACGGTCGTGGTCTCGGGCATGGGCAAGTCGGGCGTCGTCGCGCGGAAGATCGCGGCGACGTTCGCGAGCACGGGCACGCCTGCGGTGTTCCTCCACCCGGGCGATGCCGCGCACGGCGACCTCGGGATGGTGGGCTCCGGAGACGTCGTCCTCGTCGTGTCGAAGAGCGGGGAGGGCGACGAGCTTCTGAGGATCCTGCCCGCGGTCCGGGCGCTCGGCGCGACCATCGTGGCGATCACCGGCGCCCCCGACTCCGCGCTGGCCCGGCAGGCGCACGTGGCGTTGGACGCGCGCGTGGAGCGCGAGGCCTGCCCCATGGACCTCGTGCCCACGGCCAGCACGACCGCCGCGCTCGCGCTCGGGGACGCGCTCGCGGTCGCCGTGCTCGAGGAGAAGCGGATCGACCGCAGCACCTTCGCCCTGTACCACCCCGGCGGCGTGCTCGGGAAGCGGCTGCTGCTCCGCGTGCGGGACGTCATGCACTCGGGCGACGAGCTCCCCGCGGTGCGAGAGGACGCCCTCATGAAGGACGCCCTGTGCGAGATCGTGAACAAGCGCCTCGGTCTGACGACGGTCGTCGACGGCGAGGGAGTGCTCGTCGGGATCATCACGGACGGCGATCTCAAGCGCATCCTGATGCAGCGAGCGGACATCCTCGACACGCGCGTGGGCGACGTGATGACGAGGTCCCCCAAGACGATCCGCGGCGAGGAACTCGTGGCGACGGCGCTCGAGCGGATGGAGACCCTGGCCGCCACCCCCATCACTTCCCTTGTCGTGCTCTCCGACAGCGGCGCCCCCGACGGCGTCATTCACATCCACGACTGCCTGAAGGCCGTTCGCTGA
- the lptC gene encoding LPS export ABC transporter periplasmic protein LptC — MVLRRMALGASLVLAFLAAACQHSEPTGRERPAAMPDQEIQGFTLTQTQEGRKVWVLKAREALVFEASDRVDASGVRVDFYGSEAELRSTLTAATGVIMRRTNAIEVNGSVVVTAADGTVLTTDRLAWDERTGKIRSDRPVRVTKGNDVMTGSGMEADPDLRNLKVKDFKAYVRTPEGELVEDR, encoded by the coding sequence ATGGTCTTGCGCAGGATGGCGCTCGGCGCATCGCTCGTGCTCGCGTTCCTTGCGGCGGCGTGTCAGCACAGCGAACCCACGGGACGGGAGCGCCCGGCGGCGATGCCGGACCAGGAGATCCAGGGCTTCACCCTGACGCAGACCCAGGAGGGAAGGAAGGTCTGGGTCCTCAAGGCGCGCGAGGCGCTCGTGTTCGAGGCGTCGGACCGCGTCGACGCCAGCGGCGTCCGGGTCGACTTCTACGGGAGCGAGGCGGAGCTTCGGTCCACGCTGACGGCGGCGACCGGCGTCATCATGCGCCGCACGAACGCGATCGAGGTCAACGGCAGCGTGGTGGTCACGGCGGCGGACGGGACCGTCCTCACGACGGACAGGCTGGCCTGGGACGAGAGGACGGGGAAGATCAGGTCCGACCGCCCGGTTCGGGTGACGAAGGGCAACGACGTGATGACCGGCAGCGGCATGGAGGCCGACCCCGACCTCAGGAACCTGAAGGTGAAGGACTTCAAGGCGTACGTGCGCACCCCCGAGGGCGAGCTCGTTGAGGACCGGTGA
- the lptB gene encoding LPS export ABC transporter ATP-binding protein has product MRTGDRTGGDAGAETLSARGLVKRYGRRTVVNHVDLELRRGEVVGLLGPNGAGKTTTFHMIVGLLPPDEGAVFLDEREITRTPMYRRARMGVGYLSQESSVFRGLTVGQNIMAVLETLALSRAERRERLDALLGELDIKGLEHHGAATLSGGERRRVEITRALVTDPAFLLLDEPFVGIDPIVVQDIQAIIRRLRSKGIGMLITDHSVRETLSVTDRAYIIYEGEILLSGSAQELATNPEARKLYLGEKFQL; this is encoded by the coding sequence TTGAGGACCGGTGACCGGACGGGCGGAGACGCGGGCGCGGAGACGCTGAGCGCGCGCGGCCTCGTCAAGAGGTACGGGCGCAGGACCGTGGTCAACCACGTTGACCTCGAGCTGCGCCGCGGCGAGGTCGTCGGGCTCCTCGGTCCGAACGGGGCCGGGAAGACGACGACCTTCCACATGATCGTGGGGCTGCTGCCGCCGGACGAGGGGGCGGTCTTCCTCGACGAGCGCGAGATCACGCGGACCCCGATGTACCGCCGGGCGAGGATGGGCGTCGGCTACCTGTCGCAGGAGTCCTCGGTGTTCCGCGGCCTCACCGTGGGCCAGAACATCATGGCGGTGCTGGAGACGCTCGCGCTCTCGCGCGCCGAACGGCGCGAGCGCCTGGACGCGCTTCTCGGCGAGCTGGACATCAAGGGGCTTGAGCACCACGGCGCCGCGACGCTCTCGGGGGGCGAGCGGCGACGCGTCGAGATCACGCGGGCGCTCGTGACCGACCCTGCGTTCCTGCTGCTCGACGAGCCGTTCGTGGGCATCGACCCGATCGTGGTCCAGGACATCCAGGCCATCATCCGCAGGCTCAGGTCCAAGGGCATCGGGATGCTCATCACGGATCACAGCGTGCGCGAGACGCTCTCGGTGACCGACCGCGCGTACATCATCTACGAGGGGGAGATCCTGCTGTCGGGAAGCGCGCAGGAGCTCGCGACGAACCCCGAGGCGCGGAAGCTGTACCTCGGCGAGAAGTTCCAGCTGTGA
- the rpoN gene encoding RNA polymerase factor sigma-54 — protein MDMKPRQELRQHQQLVMTPRLQMALKILQVSTLELEQFLKQQLDENPLLERGEEEEEAEAEKEAQDAERAQDGTSSEPAAPPTQEPPAPAAPEPAVQESAPADDMDWDDYLDDVYLHACSQNLERDEDDQYERVPVAVATFGESLKHQLHMECSDGDVLRVAEYIIDELDGNGFLYDDLASIAETLGVDIELVERALAVVQALDPPGIAARGLRECLLLQLQRKGLGDSVAARLVSECFEELAARKADQARRKLGVSMDEVRNAITEIRHLDLKPRTDPAHEDAGYIMPDLLVEDVDGRYLVLLNDQDVPRVRISATYRTMLSSGPSAEERDFIGRKLKEARWVVKSVENRRRTMVKVMESIVRAQKAFFDKGEAALRPLTLQQVADDVGMHESTVSRVTRGKYVQTPRGTFELKYFFWSAVPTSDGQEVASEAVRSAIRDIIGKEDAKKPLSDQKIADELRRMGFHISRRAVAKYRDQMGIGRAGFRKEI, from the coding sequence GTGGACATGAAGCCCAGGCAGGAGCTGAGGCAGCACCAGCAGCTCGTCATGACACCGCGGCTTCAGATGGCCCTGAAGATCCTGCAGGTGTCGACACTCGAGCTCGAGCAGTTCCTGAAGCAGCAGCTCGACGAGAACCCGCTTCTGGAGCGCGGCGAGGAGGAGGAAGAAGCCGAGGCCGAGAAGGAGGCGCAGGACGCGGAGCGCGCGCAGGACGGAACGAGCTCCGAGCCCGCGGCGCCGCCCACTCAGGAGCCGCCGGCGCCCGCGGCCCCCGAGCCGGCAGTGCAGGAGAGCGCTCCCGCCGACGACATGGACTGGGACGACTACCTCGACGACGTGTACCTCCACGCGTGCAGCCAGAACCTCGAGCGGGACGAGGACGACCAGTACGAGCGCGTCCCCGTGGCCGTGGCGACGTTCGGTGAGTCCCTCAAGCATCAGCTTCACATGGAGTGCTCCGACGGCGACGTCCTCCGCGTTGCCGAGTACATCATCGACGAGCTCGACGGGAACGGGTTCCTGTACGACGACCTGGCGTCCATCGCGGAGACGCTCGGCGTCGACATCGAGCTCGTGGAACGCGCGCTGGCCGTGGTGCAGGCGCTCGACCCGCCGGGGATCGCGGCGAGGGGGCTTCGCGAGTGCTTGCTCCTTCAGCTCCAGCGGAAGGGCCTGGGCGACAGCGTCGCGGCGCGCCTCGTCTCCGAGTGCTTCGAGGAGCTCGCGGCGAGGAAGGCGGACCAGGCCAGACGGAAGCTCGGCGTCTCCATGGACGAGGTCCGCAACGCGATCACGGAGATCCGACACCTCGACCTCAAGCCGCGGACCGATCCGGCGCATGAGGACGCCGGGTACATCATGCCGGACCTCCTGGTGGAGGACGTCGATGGCAGGTACCTCGTGCTGCTCAACGACCAGGACGTGCCGCGCGTCAGGATCAGCGCCACCTATCGCACGATGCTCTCCTCGGGCCCGAGCGCCGAGGAGCGGGACTTCATCGGCCGGAAGCTCAAGGAGGCCCGCTGGGTCGTCAAGAGCGTGGAGAACCGCAGGCGCACCATGGTCAAGGTCATGGAGAGCATCGTTCGCGCGCAGAAGGCGTTCTTCGACAAGGGGGAGGCCGCGCTGAGGCCTCTCACGCTCCAGCAGGTGGCCGACGACGTGGGCATGCACGAGTCCACAGTGAGCAGGGTCACGAGGGGGAAGTACGTCCAGACGCCGCGCGGCACGTTCGAGCTCAAGTACTTCTTCTGGAGCGCGGTGCCGACGTCCGACGGGCAGGAGGTCGCTTCGGAGGCGGTGCGAAGCGCGATCCGGGACATCATCGGCAAGGAGGACGCGAAGAAGCCGCTGTCGGACCAGAAGATCGCCGACGAGCTGCGCCGCATGGGGTTCCACATCTCGCGGCGCGCCGTGGCGAAGTACCGGGACCAGATGGGCATCGGCCGGGCCGGCTTCAGGAAGGAGATCTAG